The proteins below are encoded in one region of Candidatus Binatia bacterium:
- a CDS encoding ATP-binding domain-containing protein, with protein sequence MLAEKPSELHPIVQDELTVLDAVVQVLNEAPAPSGPSEATIRAELARLQEMLREGEKAEDQPALLEQYHRQLSLLEHLRNTRNVAQVDPQSPYFAHLRLREGATERDVLLGKATRVQRGVRIVDWRNAPISKVFYRYRQGEEYEEEIGGRSMAGEVVARRTVTIRDRKLRRVDAPEGTFCADAQAPGGWHRVDAQAPQLAGGEGAALRAYGLGAGDHRRLGTDIEGTRRRADKHLPDIAGLIDPTQFELITRPSAGFVVIRGTAGSGKTTVALHRIAYLAYGDPGIDSAQTLVVVFSAALRDYVGHVLPALGIETVQVRTYRDWAAEHARRLFPKLPRSTREDAPAIVQRLKLHPALLVALRRQVDRVAGERGAPQAVDDWASSLCQLDFLESVFAEVAPGAFTADELRRAVSWNRDRHAELTAWLDGDNSVSPELDPEDDPLLLRAWQLRVGPLPIRPNRPLRYRHVAIDEVQDFSPVEVQVLLDCLDERRSITLAGDTQQHVVAASGFTSWSDFFRHLGLDGTEVSTLDISYRCSRQIAHFAAGVLGPLREDPTPPRTTRDGPPVELFRFTDHGACVAFVADALKELLAKEPLASVAVLTASRELSNLYYRGLATGEVPRLRQVVYQDFTFAPGVEVTEIEQVKGLEFDYVIVVEASTTSFPGSPPARRLLHVAATRAVHQLWLTSVGTPAVMVREQLDLRGSG encoded by the coding sequence GTGCTTGCCGAGAAGCCTTCCGAACTGCACCCGATCGTGCAGGATGAATTGACCGTACTCGACGCGGTCGTACAGGTACTCAATGAAGCGCCGGCCCCGTCGGGGCCGTCCGAAGCGACGATCCGTGCCGAACTGGCGCGTTTGCAGGAAATGCTGCGCGAGGGGGAAAAGGCGGAGGACCAGCCGGCGTTGCTGGAACAATACCACCGTCAGCTTTCCCTGCTCGAGCACCTCCGCAACACACGCAACGTCGCGCAGGTCGACCCGCAGTCGCCTTACTTTGCCCACCTGCGTTTGCGCGAGGGGGCGACCGAGCGCGACGTACTGCTCGGCAAGGCGACGCGGGTGCAGCGCGGTGTCCGCATCGTCGACTGGCGCAACGCGCCCATCTCGAAAGTCTTCTACCGCTATCGGCAAGGGGAAGAGTACGAGGAGGAGATCGGCGGCCGCTCGATGGCCGGCGAGGTGGTCGCGCGGCGCACGGTGACGATACGGGACCGGAAGCTCCGCCGGGTCGACGCTCCCGAGGGGACCTTCTGCGCCGATGCGCAGGCTCCCGGGGGCTGGCATCGAGTCGATGCGCAGGCGCCGCAGCTTGCCGGCGGGGAAGGCGCGGCTCTGCGTGCTTATGGCCTGGGTGCCGGCGACCATCGCCGCCTCGGCACCGACATCGAGGGCACCCGGCGCCGTGCCGACAAACACCTCCCCGACATTGCCGGCCTCATCGATCCGACCCAGTTCGAGCTGATCACGCGCCCGTCGGCGGGTTTCGTGGTCATCCGCGGTACGGCCGGATCGGGCAAAACTACCGTCGCTCTGCACCGCATCGCGTACCTCGCCTATGGGGACCCCGGCATCGATTCCGCGCAGACTCTGGTCGTCGTCTTCTCCGCCGCGCTGCGCGACTACGTCGGACACGTATTGCCTGCCCTCGGCATCGAGACCGTACAGGTGCGGACCTATCGTGACTGGGCTGCCGAGCACGCCCGGCGCCTGTTTCCGAAGCTGCCGCGTTCGACCCGCGAGGACGCCCCGGCGATCGTGCAGCGCCTCAAGCTGCATCCCGCGCTGCTGGTGGCCCTGCGGCGCCAGGTCGATAGAGTGGCCGGGGAACGCGGCGCGCCGCAGGCGGTCGACGACTGGGCGAGCTCACTTTGCCAGCTCGACTTTCTCGAATCGGTCTTCGCGGAGGTTGCCCCCGGAGCGTTCACCGCGGACGAACTTCGCCGCGCGGTGAGTTGGAATCGCGATCGCCACGCCGAGCTGACGGCATGGTTGGACGGCGACAACAGCGTCAGCCCGGAGCTCGATCCCGAAGACGACCCGTTGCTCCTGCGGGCGTGGCAACTGCGGGTCGGCCCGCTGCCGATTCGTCCCAACCGGCCCCTGCGGTACCGCCATGTGGCGATCGACGAGGTTCAGGATTTCTCCCCGGTCGAGGTGCAGGTGCTGCTCGATTGCCTCGACGAGCGGCGCAGCATCACGCTCGCCGGCGATACGCAGCAGCACGTGGTGGCGGCCAGTGGCTTCACGTCGTGGAGCGACTTCTTCCGTCACCTCGGCCTCGACGGCACCGAAGTCAGCACCCTCGACATCAGCTATCGTTGCTCGCGGCAGATAGCCCATTTTGCGGCCGGCGTTCTCGGGCCGCTACGTGAAGACCCGACGCCGCCGCGAACCACGCGCGACGGCCCGCCGGTGGAGCTCTTCCGATTCACCGATCACGGTGCGTGCGTGGCTTTCGTCGCCGACGCTCTCAAGGAACTACTGGCCAAGGAACCGCTGGCCTCCGTCGCGGTTCTCACGGCCTCGCGCGAGCTGAGCAATCTCTACTATCGGGGACTGGCGACCGGTGAAGTTCCGCGGCTTCGACAGGTAGTCTACCAGGACTTCACCTTTGCGCCGGGTGTCGAGGTCACCGAGATCGAGCAGGTAAAGGGGCTCGAGTTCGACTACGTGATCGTCGTCGAGGCGAGCACGACGAGCTTCCCCGGTTCGCCGCCGGCACGGCGCCTGCTGCACGTTGCCGCGACCCGTGCGGTGCATCAGCTCTGGCTGACCAGCGTCGGCACGCCGGCGGTCATGGTGCGCGAGCAACTCGACCTGCGGGGCAGCGGCTGA